One window from the genome of Nitrospira defluvii encodes:
- a CDS encoding CBS domain-containing protein, whose protein sequence is MARTGKVPAKRATGQRGPGTGFEQMTVKDIVNTRAKPARVEMKGDKVAALLVKEGCAVPVVDKARRLVGIVSEHDLLSALDAGRAWKAQQADELMSANPYSVRPETTLPTLVHVLTESDLLSAPVVNEANRFLGVVTRRDVLRVALRSAVKRRR, encoded by the coding sequence ATGGCGAGGACAGGGAAGGTTCCGGCGAAACGAGCGACTGGCCAGAGGGGCCCCGGCACAGGGTTTGAGCAGATGACGGTGAAGGACATCGTGAATACGCGCGCGAAGCCCGCGCGAGTCGAGATGAAGGGCGACAAGGTGGCGGCGTTGCTGGTGAAGGAGGGCTGCGCGGTTCCGGTGGTGGATAAGGCCAGGAGACTCGTCGGGATCGTCAGCGAGCATGATCTGTTGTCTGCCCTCGATGCAGGTCGCGCGTGGAAGGCGCAGCAGGCGGATGAGCTGATGAGCGCCAACCCCTATTCGGTGAGGCCGGAGACCACGCTGCCGACGCTCGTGCATGTGCTGACGGAGAGTGACCTGCTCTCAGCTCCGGTGGTGAATGAGGCGAACCGATTCCTGGGCGTCGTCACGCGTCGCGATGTGCTGCGGGTAGCACTCCGTTCTGCCGTGAAGCGGCGTCGCTAA
- a CDS encoding universal stress protein: MKMLIAVDGSEFAEWSVQMLEAIAGRPPDSVTLLHVVDSASLKSSARKHATLSKQAIAAMTKAGDLILRRFEGLAKLALKQATTKPRTNIETVLAHGRVADTITKVAKQKKADLLVVGSRGLSDAEHYLLGSVSRKVSALAPCPVLVVKRPLTALAHVLFAADTSKHSQGACSFLCKRFLPDSAHVTVLSVVEPAVTELATKYLSREQVEQISAPKRLAAEQMVEKLRARFLADNYAVTTKVQLDHVTDALLRQAAPRDIDLLVAGSRGLTGSERLQLGSVSETLLKYASCSVLIVRGWRA, from the coding sequence ATGAAGATGCTGATTGCCGTGGACGGGTCAGAATTCGCCGAATGGAGCGTACAGATGTTGGAGGCCATCGCCGGCCGACCACCAGACAGCGTCACGCTGCTGCACGTGGTGGACAGTGCTTCGCTCAAATCCTCCGCCCGCAAACATGCGACCTTGTCCAAGCAGGCCATCGCCGCCATGACGAAGGCGGGCGATCTGATTCTGCGGCGCTTCGAAGGGTTGGCAAAGCTCGCGCTGAAGCAGGCAACGACCAAGCCCCGCACCAACATCGAGACGGTCCTCGCGCACGGCCGCGTGGCGGACACCATTACGAAGGTGGCCAAACAGAAGAAAGCCGACTTGCTCGTCGTTGGCTCTCGCGGCCTCAGTGATGCGGAACACTATCTGCTCGGCAGTGTGTCACGCAAAGTCAGCGCGTTGGCTCCCTGCCCGGTACTCGTCGTCAAGCGTCCGCTGACGGCCCTTGCCCACGTCCTGTTCGCGGCCGATACGTCCAAACATTCCCAAGGGGCCTGCAGTTTTCTGTGCAAACGGTTCCTCCCGGACTCGGCTCATGTCACGGTGCTCTCCGTCGTCGAGCCCGCCGTCACGGAACTCGCGACCAAGTACCTCTCACGAGAGCAGGTCGAACAGATTTCCGCGCCGAAACGTCTGGCGGCAGAGCAGATGGTGGAGAAGCTCCGGGCCCGTTTCCTTGCCGACAACTATGCGGTGACCACCAAGGTGCAGCTCGACCATGTGACCGACGCGCTCCTCCGGCAGGCCGCCCCACGCGACATCGATCTCCTGGTGGCCGGCTCGCGCGGCCTGACCGGGTCCGAGCGGCTGCAGTTGGGAAGTGTCTCGGAGACCTTGCTGAAGTACGCGTCCTGCTCGGTGCTCATTGTGCGAGGATGGCGTGCCTGA
- a CDS encoding CBS domain-containing protein codes for MTTASGQHVSDYMHRQLEVVPQDTSVVTVAARMKTRSIGSVLVESFDRPHNDCRIAGIVTETDLVSKVLAQGKVPSRTSMADIMSSPLITIAPDRPMVDASHLMQTKNVRHLVVTEGTDVLGVISVRDLVRHFVDADGGPVQALSNVYRPLSVLMKTAIETIGSEETALAAAQRMSEKHIGALFVIEADELVGIITEGDLVRKLLAYQLDPEAMRVGALMNSPLLDIDINRTIRDASERMAAKRIRHLAVTEHEKVVGVLSIRDLVKMVAIRDRPDFLKRGSA; via the coding sequence ATGACGACCGCATCGGGCCAGCATGTCAGCGACTATATGCACCGCCAATTGGAAGTGGTCCCACAAGACACCTCCGTCGTGACCGTCGCCGCCAGAATGAAAACCCGCAGTATCGGGTCGGTCCTAGTGGAATCCTTCGACCGCCCGCATAACGATTGCCGCATCGCGGGCATTGTCACCGAGACCGACCTGGTTTCGAAGGTCCTGGCGCAGGGCAAGGTTCCCTCCAGAACCAGCATGGCGGACATTATGAGCAGCCCGCTCATTACCATCGCACCGGATCGTCCGATGGTCGATGCCAGCCATCTGATGCAAACCAAGAACGTGCGCCACCTGGTGGTGACCGAGGGAACGGACGTCCTCGGCGTGATCTCGGTCCGCGACCTCGTGCGGCACTTCGTCGATGCCGACGGCGGGCCGGTGCAAGCGCTGTCGAATGTGTACCGTCCGTTGAGCGTCCTCATGAAAACCGCCATTGAAACCATCGGCAGCGAGGAAACCGCGCTGGCCGCAGCCCAACGCATGAGCGAGAAACACATCGGTGCGCTCTTTGTGATCGAGGCCGATGAACTGGTGGGGATCATCACCGAAGGCGATCTGGTGCGAAAGCTCCTCGCCTATCAACTCGATCCGGAGGCGATGCGGGTGGGCGCCCTCATGAACTCGCCGTTGCTCGACATCGACATCAACCGCACAATCCGAGACGCCAGCGAGCGGATGGCGGCGAAGCGAATCCGGCATCTGGCCGTCACGGAGCATGAGAAAGTCGTCGGCGTTCTCTCAATCCGGGATCTGGTCAAGATGGTCGCCATTCGGGACCGCCCGGATTTTCTAAAACGCGGTTCGGCCTGA
- a CDS encoding cation-translocating P-type ATPase produces MPELSALEICRLAPSQVYRALTTSPQGLSADDVRRRTIRDGPNSLQALRRTPLISRFARQFTHFLALLLWVAAGLAFLADALHEGQGMATLGWAILGVILINAVFAFLQEYKAERAVQALRNLLPAKAWVMRDGQQQQIARSELVPGDVLILEEGEQVPADARLTEAVGMRVDNSSLTGESKPQRRIAEPITDGHPLDIPNLVFAGTTVLSGHGQGVVFATGLKTEFGKIARLTTTVQTGLSPLQQEIVKVTHVVAGLSLVMGLIFFTIGVGMGLGFWTSAIFGIGIIVANVPEGLLPTVTLALAMGSQRMAARKALIKHLASVETLGCTTVICTDKTGTLTENRMRVDKLYVDDLVVESRESCLFTRNRLISAAEAERWRPLFDAMVHCNNAKRTRRPDGRSQATGDPTETALLEFAADHGLLHRPPLRRMGELPFDADRKRMTTLHWGEGRLLAFTKGAPESVLPLCTRQQSSSAVTELTLDERKKVLAQGQVFAQQAYRVLALAMREVERGVEELDADTVEHGLTFLGLVAMMDPPHREVPDAITTCRRAGIRVIMITGDHPLTALAIARKIGLAQESVVTAPGRFVPVIEGSQIDTFSDDQLRRLLTPTSPGEPDPIFARMAPRHKMRIVSVLKGMREVVAVTGDGVNDAPALKTADIGIAMGVAGTDVAKETASMILLDDNFATIVSAIEEGRAVFTNIRKFITYVLASNVPEVMPYLAFGLSSAPLALTVPQILAVDLGTDMVPALALAAEPPHGNIMDEPPRPRTERLLNREVLVRAYGFLGLIETAIAMGGFFLYLHSQGWTWGTPLDWNAPLYKEATTVTFAGIVAAQAANVFACRSDRTSAFRLGWFSNPLIVVGIVVESTLLLILTYSPVGHWVLGTASLPAWIFIPLIVGAIGLLLADELHKLVGGRLKARQPVPAK; encoded by the coding sequence GTGCCTGAACTGTCTGCCCTCGAGATCTGCCGCCTGGCGCCCAGCCAAGTGTATCGCGCCCTCACCACAAGCCCTCAGGGGCTGTCGGCGGACGACGTGCGACGCCGGACCATCCGGGACGGCCCGAACAGCCTGCAGGCCCTGCGCCGCACCCCGCTGATCAGCCGGTTTGCACGTCAATTCACACACTTTCTGGCGCTCCTCCTCTGGGTGGCGGCAGGCTTGGCCTTTCTCGCCGACGCGCTGCATGAAGGCCAAGGCATGGCCACGCTCGGCTGGGCGATTCTCGGGGTTATTCTCATCAATGCGGTGTTTGCCTTTCTCCAGGAGTACAAGGCCGAACGCGCCGTTCAAGCCTTGCGCAACCTGTTGCCGGCCAAAGCCTGGGTGATGCGCGACGGCCAGCAACAACAGATCGCCCGGAGCGAACTCGTGCCGGGGGATGTGCTCATCCTGGAAGAAGGCGAGCAGGTGCCTGCCGATGCCAGACTGACAGAGGCCGTGGGCATGCGCGTCGATAATTCCTCGCTCACGGGCGAATCGAAACCCCAACGGCGGATCGCCGAGCCCATCACCGACGGCCATCCGCTCGACATCCCCAATCTGGTCTTCGCCGGCACCACGGTCTTATCCGGACATGGTCAGGGGGTGGTGTTCGCCACCGGACTTAAGACCGAATTCGGAAAAATTGCGCGCCTGACCACTACCGTCCAGACGGGCTTGAGTCCGCTGCAGCAGGAAATCGTGAAAGTGACCCACGTGGTCGCCGGACTCTCCCTGGTCATGGGGTTGATCTTTTTTACCATCGGCGTCGGAATGGGATTGGGCTTCTGGACGAGTGCGATTTTCGGCATCGGCATCATCGTGGCCAACGTACCCGAGGGCTTGCTCCCGACGGTCACCCTCGCCCTCGCCATGGGCAGCCAGCGCATGGCGGCGCGCAAAGCACTCATCAAACACCTCGCCTCCGTCGAAACCCTGGGCTGCACCACCGTCATCTGCACCGACAAGACGGGCACGCTGACGGAAAACCGTATGCGGGTGGACAAACTCTACGTCGACGACCTGGTTGTGGAATCCCGGGAAAGCTGCTTGTTTACCAGGAACCGGCTTATCAGTGCCGCCGAGGCCGAACGCTGGCGGCCGCTCTTCGATGCCATGGTGCACTGCAACAACGCGAAGCGCACACGCCGACCGGACGGCCGCAGCCAGGCCACCGGTGATCCCACCGAAACCGCACTACTGGAGTTTGCCGCCGACCATGGACTCCTCCACCGTCCGCCATTGCGGCGTATGGGCGAACTGCCCTTCGATGCGGATCGCAAACGCATGACCACCCTCCACTGGGGCGAGGGGCGCCTCCTCGCCTTCACGAAAGGGGCGCCGGAATCGGTGCTCCCCCTGTGCACCAGGCAACAGAGCTCATCGGCGGTTACGGAACTCACCTTGGACGAACGGAAGAAGGTCCTGGCCCAGGGACAAGTCTTCGCGCAACAGGCCTATCGAGTGCTGGCCCTGGCCATGCGTGAGGTGGAACGGGGCGTAGAGGAGCTGGACGCCGACACTGTCGAACATGGGCTGACCTTTCTCGGACTGGTGGCCATGATGGACCCTCCACACCGCGAGGTGCCTGACGCCATCACCACATGCCGGCGGGCCGGGATTCGGGTCATCATGATTACGGGCGACCACCCCCTGACGGCCCTGGCGATCGCACGAAAGATCGGTCTGGCGCAGGAATCGGTCGTGACGGCGCCGGGCCGTTTCGTGCCGGTCATCGAAGGCTCGCAGATCGACACCTTCAGCGACGACCAACTCCGCCGCCTGCTCACCCCGACGTCACCGGGAGAACCTGATCCCATCTTCGCCCGCATGGCGCCCCGACACAAAATGCGCATCGTGTCGGTGCTCAAAGGGATGCGCGAAGTCGTGGCCGTCACCGGCGATGGCGTGAACGATGCCCCGGCGCTGAAGACGGCGGACATCGGGATCGCCATGGGCGTGGCCGGGACGGATGTGGCCAAGGAAACGGCGTCGATGATCCTGCTGGACGACAATTTCGCCACGATCGTCAGTGCGATCGAGGAAGGGCGCGCCGTCTTCACGAACATCCGTAAATTCATCACCTACGTGCTCGCGAGCAACGTGCCGGAAGTCATGCCCTACCTGGCATTCGGCCTCTCGTCGGCGCCGTTGGCACTGACCGTGCCGCAAATTCTCGCCGTGGATCTGGGTACCGACATGGTTCCGGCATTAGCCCTTGCAGCGGAGCCTCCGCACGGCAACATCATGGATGAGCCTCCCCGACCACGAACAGAGCGGCTGCTCAACCGTGAGGTGCTGGTGAGGGCCTATGGCTTCCTCGGATTGATCGAAACGGCCATTGCCATGGGAGGATTTTTTCTGTATCTGCATAGCCAGGGTTGGACGTGGGGGACCCCACTCGACTGGAACGCGCCGCTATATAAGGAGGCCACGACCGTGACCTTTGCCGGAATTGTCGCCGCACAAGCGGCCAACGTGTTTGCCTGCCGATCCGACCGGACTTCCGCGTTCCGCCTCGGCTGGTTCAGCAATCCGTTGATCGTGGTCGGCATCGTCGTGGAGAGCACCCTCCTGTTGATCTTGACGTACAGCCCGGTGGGGCACTGGGTCCTGGGCACCGCGTCCCTCCCGGCCTGGATCTTCATCCCTCTGATTGTGGGCGCCATCGGACTGCTGCTCGCCGACGAACTCCACAAGCTCGTCGGCGGACGGCTGAAAGCCAGACAGCCGGTGCCGGCGAAGTGA
- a CDS encoding CBS domain-containing protein, with protein MRRIDLLTQACDPKTLTVGQLMQDAVFTCTPRTDALTIGRLMTKQNFGGLPVVGDDGTLLGLVTEYDLLQAMIDGRDLRKVFASEIMTTAPLTAREEMLLDEVANLFQDRYVTRLPVVREKKLVGLVARRDLLHGYMKASEYWS; from the coding sequence ATGCGCCGAATAGATTTGTTGACTCAGGCCTGTGACCCAAAAACGCTGACGGTGGGGCAACTGATGCAGGATGCGGTGTTTACCTGCACACCGAGAACCGATGCGCTGACCATCGGCCGCCTCATGACCAAACAGAATTTCGGCGGATTGCCTGTGGTCGGCGACGACGGCACGCTCCTCGGGCTCGTGACCGAGTACGATCTGCTGCAAGCTATGATCGACGGGCGGGATTTGCGCAAGGTGTTCGCGTCGGAAATCATGACGACGGCACCGCTCACGGCGCGGGAGGAGATGCTGCTCGACGAGGTCGCCAACCTGTTTCAGGATCGGTATGTGACCCGCCTGCCGGTGGTGCGGGAGAAGAAACTCGTCGGTCTGGTGGCAAGACGGGACCTCTTGCACGGGTACATGAAGGCTTCGGAATACTGGTCGTAG